One Micromonospora eburnea genomic region harbors:
- a CDS encoding dihydrofolate reductase family protein, translated as MRKLVHWVHQSLDGFIEGPNGEFDWPAMGPELSAYSFELCDRADTFLYGGKVWGLMSWYWPRAEQISQDPHDLRFAPVWRRTPKVVISRTLETAGYGARVIGRDLAAEVAELKAQPGKDLLLSGGSGAAAALADLGLIDEYHVVVHPVVLGGGIPLFPGKERLDLRLVETRGFDGRSVLLRYERSR; from the coding sequence ATGCGCAAGCTCGTCCACTGGGTGCACCAGTCGCTCGACGGCTTCATCGAGGGGCCGAACGGTGAGTTCGACTGGCCGGCCATGGGGCCGGAACTGTCCGCGTACTCCTTCGAGCTGTGCGACCGGGCCGACACCTTCCTCTACGGCGGCAAGGTGTGGGGGCTGATGTCCTGGTACTGGCCGCGTGCGGAACAGATCTCCCAGGATCCGCACGACCTGCGGTTCGCCCCGGTCTGGCGGCGTACCCCGAAGGTCGTCATCTCCCGCACGCTGGAGACCGCCGGGTACGGCGCCCGGGTGATCGGCCGCGACCTGGCCGCCGAGGTCGCCGAGCTGAAGGCCCAGCCGGGCAAGGACCTGCTGCTCAGCGGGGGCTCGGGGGCCGCCGCGGCGCTCGCCGACCTGGGCCTGATCGACGAGTACCACGTGGTGGTGCACCCGGTGGTGCTCGGCGGCGGCATCCCGCTCTTCCCCGGCAAGGAGCGCCTCGACCTGCGGCTGGTGGAGACGCGCGGCTTCGACGGCCGTTCGGTGCTGCTGCGCTACGAGCGGAGCCGCTGA
- a CDS encoding transglycosylase domain-containing protein, with protein MPSPRSPLSRLLTVLLAGVLAGLVLAVAVLPGNLLGGFVAKAALGAYAQLPDALRTPAQPQRSYLYANDGKTLITTFYDVNRTDVPLAEIAPVMRQAIVAAEDRRFYSHGGADLRGLARALVANVTGGGTEQGGSTLTMQYVRNVLKTDPTRTAEERQAATEQTIGRKLQEIRYANALEKTLSKDEILNGYLNIAYFGSGAYGVAAASQRYFGKPPAQLTLAEAALLAGLVQSPDAYSPIDGDQDRALARRAYVLDAMAETGAITAQQAAAAKAERLTLHPTAQPNGCTAVGQGHDDWGFFCDYLRRWWLDQPAFGDTVEEREQALRRGGYTVVTSLDPKIQQTAQQQATAVYGYDNKRALPIAAVEPGTGRVLAMAVNRHYSLADNPAGQANHPNTVNPLISGGASVSGYQAGSTFKLFTMLAALEAGKPLATGFDAPAKLPTRYASDAEGNCGGKWCPANANPQWMDGYRMMWDGFGRSVNTYFVWLAEQIGPEKAVEMAQRLGITFRAPSDAAFAANNADNWGAFTLGVAATTPLDLANAYATVAAEGTYCTPLPVVSVTAANGEKVDVGQPSCKRVLDPDVARAATDAARCPVGQQSAYGQCNGGTATSVDRIVGRPVAGKTGSSEQNATETFVGFTPQVAVAGIAANPDDSTDLVGSAVQAKVIDAVARIIRTAVDGKPVRDFTAPSHELAGNPQRPEPQVPPQRRQQQQQDQELSPNLLRWLQGRSRG; from the coding sequence ATGCCGTCTCCCCGGTCGCCGCTGTCGCGGCTGCTCACCGTGCTGCTCGCCGGCGTCCTCGCCGGGCTCGTCCTCGCGGTCGCCGTCCTACCCGGCAACCTGCTCGGCGGGTTCGTCGCCAAGGCGGCCCTCGGCGCGTACGCGCAGCTGCCCGACGCGCTGCGCACCCCCGCCCAGCCCCAGCGCTCCTACCTCTACGCCAACGACGGCAAGACCCTGATCACGACGTTCTACGACGTCAACCGCACCGACGTGCCGCTGGCCGAGATCGCCCCCGTGATGCGGCAGGCGATCGTGGCCGCCGAGGACCGCCGCTTCTACTCCCACGGCGGCGCCGACCTGCGCGGCCTCGCCCGTGCCCTGGTCGCCAACGTCACCGGCGGCGGCACCGAGCAGGGCGGCTCCACGCTGACGATGCAGTACGTCCGCAACGTGCTCAAGACCGACCCCACCCGCACCGCCGAGGAGCGGCAGGCCGCCACCGAGCAGACCATCGGGCGCAAGCTCCAGGAGATCCGGTACGCCAACGCCCTGGAGAAGACCCTCAGCAAGGACGAGATCCTCAACGGCTACCTAAACATCGCGTACTTCGGCTCCGGGGCGTACGGCGTCGCCGCGGCCAGCCAGCGCTACTTCGGCAAGCCGCCCGCCCAACTGACCCTGGCCGAGGCGGCCCTGCTCGCCGGACTGGTCCAGTCGCCCGACGCGTACAGCCCGATCGACGGGGACCAGGACCGGGCCCTCGCCCGCCGGGCGTACGTCCTCGACGCGATGGCCGAGACCGGCGCGATCACCGCGCAGCAGGCCGCCGCGGCCAAGGCCGAGCGGCTCACCCTGCATCCCACCGCGCAGCCCAACGGCTGCACCGCGGTCGGCCAGGGGCACGACGACTGGGGCTTCTTCTGCGACTACCTCCGCCGCTGGTGGCTGGACCAGCCGGCCTTCGGCGACACGGTCGAGGAGCGCGAGCAGGCGCTACGCCGTGGCGGCTACACGGTGGTCACCTCGCTGGACCCGAAGATCCAGCAGACCGCGCAGCAGCAGGCCACCGCCGTCTACGGGTACGACAACAAGCGCGCCCTGCCGATCGCCGCGGTCGAGCCGGGCACCGGCCGGGTGCTCGCCATGGCGGTCAACCGGCACTACAGCCTGGCCGACAACCCGGCCGGACAGGCCAACCACCCGAACACCGTCAACCCGTTGATCTCCGGCGGCGCCAGCGTCAGCGGCTACCAGGCCGGCTCGACGTTCAAGCTGTTCACCATGCTCGCCGCGCTGGAGGCCGGCAAGCCGCTCGCCACCGGCTTCGACGCCCCGGCCAAGCTGCCCACCCGCTACGCCTCGGACGCCGAGGGCAACTGCGGCGGCAAGTGGTGCCCGGCCAACGCCAACCCGCAGTGGATGGACGGCTACCGGATGATGTGGGACGGCTTCGGCCGCTCCGTGAACACGTACTTCGTCTGGCTGGCCGAGCAGATCGGCCCGGAGAAGGCGGTGGAGATGGCACAGCGGCTCGGCATCACCTTCCGGGCCCCCTCCGACGCCGCCTTCGCCGCGAACAACGCGGACAACTGGGGCGCGTTCACCCTGGGCGTGGCCGCCACCACCCCGCTCGACCTGGCCAACGCGTACGCCACGGTGGCGGCCGAGGGGACGTACTGCACCCCGCTGCCGGTGGTCTCGGTGACCGCCGCCAACGGCGAGAAGGTCGATGTCGGGCAGCCCTCCTGCAAGCGGGTCCTGGACCCCGACGTGGCCCGGGCCGCCACCGACGCGGCCCGCTGCCCGGTCGGCCAGCAGTCCGCGTACGGGCAGTGCAACGGCGGTACGGCCACCTCGGTCGACCGGATCGTCGGCCGGCCCGTCGCCGGCAAGACCGGCAGCTCCGAGCAGAACGCCACCGAGACCTTCGTCGGCTTCACCCCGCAGGTGGCCGTCGCCGGCATCGCGGCCAACCCCGACGACTCGACCGACCTGGTCGGCTCGGCCGTGCAGGCCAAGGTGATCGACGCCGTCGCCCGGATCATCCGTACGGCGGTCGACGGCAAGCCGGTCCGGGACTTCACCGCGCCCAGCCACGAGCTGGCCGGCAACCCGCAGCGCCCGGAGCCACAGGTCCCTCCGCAGCGGCGACAGCAGCAACAGCAGGATCAGGAACTGTCCCCGAACCTGCTGCGCTGGCTCCAGGGCCGCAGCCGCGGCTGA
- a CDS encoding SPFH domain-containing protein: MEFAAVVLIAIAVIVVVTLAKAVRIVPQQRQDVVERLGRYKRTLNPGLNLLVPYIDAVRTKVDMREQVVSFPPQPVITSDNLVVSIDTVLYFKVVDSVRATYEISNFLQAIEQLTVTTLRNVIGSLDLERALTSREEINRHLSGVLDETTGRWGIKVTRVEIKAIEPPPSIRDSMEKQMRAERDRRAAILNAEGLKQSQILTAEGEKQAAVLRADGDRQARILQAEGQAKAIRTVFESIHQANPSQKVLAYQYLQALPQIANGSANKVWIVPAELTKALEGMGGALGGLANMVGDVPSPEASKGAGEVEREAAEAAQAAASAAQEIREEVRVAEAQATGGGNVPQQGLPAPEPVSPESLLNDPSDQRERG, from the coding sequence ATGGAGTTTGCAGCGGTCGTGTTGATCGCCATTGCCGTGATCGTCGTGGTGACGCTGGCCAAGGCGGTGCGGATCGTGCCGCAGCAGCGGCAGGACGTGGTCGAGCGGCTGGGGCGGTACAAGCGGACCTTGAACCCGGGTCTGAACCTGCTCGTGCCGTACATCGACGCGGTGCGTACCAAGGTCGACATGCGGGAGCAGGTGGTCAGCTTCCCGCCGCAGCCGGTGATCACCTCGGACAACCTGGTCGTCTCGATCGACACGGTGCTCTACTTCAAGGTGGTCGACTCGGTACGGGCCACCTACGAGATCTCCAACTTCCTCCAGGCCATCGAGCAGCTCACCGTCACCACGCTGCGTAACGTGATCGGCTCGCTGGACCTGGAGCGGGCGCTGACCAGCCGCGAGGAGATCAACCGGCACCTGTCCGGCGTGCTGGACGAGACCACGGGCCGGTGGGGTATCAAGGTCACCCGGGTCGAGATCAAGGCGATCGAGCCGCCGCCGAGCATCCGCGACTCGATGGAGAAGCAGATGCGCGCCGAGCGGGACCGCCGTGCCGCGATCCTGAACGCCGAGGGTCTCAAGCAGTCGCAGATCCTCACCGCCGAGGGTGAGAAGCAGGCCGCCGTGCTGCGTGCCGACGGTGACCGGCAGGCCCGGATCCTTCAGGCGGAGGGCCAGGCCAAGGCGATCCGGACCGTCTTCGAGTCGATCCACCAGGCCAACCCGAGCCAGAAGGTGCTCGCCTACCAGTACCTCCAGGCGCTGCCGCAGATCGCCAACGGTTCGGCGAACAAGGTCTGGATCGTCCCGGCCGAGCTGACCAAGGCCCTGGAGGGGATGGGCGGCGCGCTCGGCGGGCTGGCCAACATGGTCGGCGACGTGCCGTCGCCGGAGGCCAGCAAGGGTGCCGGCGAGGTGGAGCGGGAGGCCGCCGAGGCGGCGCAGGCCGCCGCCAGCGCCGCCCAGGAGATCCGCGAGGAGGTACGCGTCGCCGAGGCGCAGGCCACCGGCGGCGGCAACGTCCCGCAGCAGGGTCTGCCGGCGCCCGAGCCGGTCTCCCCGGAGAGCCTGCTCAACGACCCCTCGGACCAGCGCGAGCGGGGCTGA
- a CDS encoding NfeD family protein, whose translation MDAVLWIVLGVVLAVAEIFTTTLFLIMFAAGAFAAAGAAALGAPVALQALVFAVVSALCVGLLRPVIRRHAQAALEGGERSFGVDALEGTSALVMEPVDVGHGMIKIDGELWTARAYDATRSYAVGERVQVIKVQGATALVWQDEISTPGGLPETKR comes from the coding sequence GTGGACGCGGTGCTGTGGATCGTGCTGGGTGTGGTGTTGGCGGTCGCCGAGATCTTTACGACGACGCTGTTCCTGATCATGTTCGCGGCCGGCGCGTTCGCCGCTGCCGGAGCCGCCGCGCTCGGCGCTCCGGTCGCGCTCCAGGCGCTCGTCTTCGCCGTGGTCTCCGCGCTCTGCGTGGGGCTGCTCCGGCCGGTCATCCGGCGGCACGCGCAGGCGGCGCTGGAGGGCGGTGAGCGGTCCTTCGGCGTTGACGCGCTGGAGGGGACGTCGGCGCTGGTGATGGAGCCGGTCGATGTCGGGCACGGCATGATCAAGATCGACGGAGAGTTGTGGACCGCTCGGGCGTACGACGCGACGCGGAGCTACGCCGTGGGTGAGCGGGTGCAGGTGATAAAGGTCCAGGGCGCGACCGCCCTGGTCTGGCAGGACGAGATTTCCACCCCGGGCGGACTGCCCGAGACGAAAAGGTGA